A window of Hordeum vulgare subsp. vulgare chromosome 5H, MorexV3_pseudomolecules_assembly, whole genome shotgun sequence genomic DNA:
cttgtggcaatccacatgtaggtgaagtagatgaagctgAGAAgagcacacgaccggaggtggagggagaacaatcattcccacaaatcttggacgtaccatatttatcttgaagctttgtccacaactcatgagcatcccggaatggcatgagttgaaatataactacattgcttaaAGCATCaataagcacattagaagcttgagcatcgagataagagtttttctcatactctaaagatatattttgagaatcctttggaggagaaaaacccatatctacaattcgctctaaatttgggtccaagaaccGAAAatgattaagcatgtgaattacccaaacatcaaaatttgtgccatcgaaactaagagtgtcacagaatcctaaacccctagtcgacatccttactctctaggtggttaaacctaataaagagaaacctagctctgataccaattgaaaggacgtgcatgtcgcctagagggcgggtgaataggctctttaaaataattacggtttaggcttgaacaaatgcggaataaaactaaggtttaatttgtcaagcacaaaacctacaacaactaggctcacctatgtgcaccaacaacttatgctaagcaagataaacaataagtgatagcaagatatatgacaataaacaatatggctatcacaaagtaaattgcataagtaaagggttcgagtaagagataaccgaggtacgcggagacgatgatgtatcccggagttcacacccttgcaccttgtcctcttgagctagatgatgatgatcttggcttcctcaagatggaccaccttttttgattgcgttggcttgatgaagactagttgattgctcccccatactcactatgggtgggccactcttcagcatatcttcacaagtccattgccaccacaatggacggcaagcttcaagcatgatatattcgtgttgatccacttgaacttgcacaccgcaatcttgatgacgatcaccacttgatgtcatccttcatgggttgtatgagatcttccttttgacgcaaagcCATGGAAACAcatctaacccccacatagaactctcacgaagaacatgggttagtacacaaacacgtaatggacaatgcttaccacaccatgggattacttgatccctctcggtacatcttgtacgctttgtgtgttgatcatcttgatttactctttgtctgagatcttgatcaaccttgtgtctctatgaccattctttggataataccttgaatacaatcttggtcatcatataaactccttgaaccgacttcaagaagtgcctatggacaaatcctataaatataacttaatgcaaccattagtccatagaaattgtcatcaattaccaaaaccacatatggagatatatgctctaacagtctttttaaaaattcaactatagactacatacgaagcaaaatgggtGAACTTATactttaaattatgtctatatacattcatatatagTCCGTAATGAAATCTTAAAAAAGACAAATATATATGGTCAAACTTTTGACCAAGTTTATGTATACAAAAACTATAATTTACAGTACTAGAGTATCATACAAAAATATATCTCAAGTTGAATCTAATGGTATTGTAAATGTTGATAATTTCCTAATAAACTTAACCAAAATTTATGAACGTTGACCTTCAAAATATGCACTATAATTAAGTTTGAGGGAACAATGAAGTTTTATTCAGCAGATTTTTCATCAGATCGAGATTCCGTTAATTAAGTATCGGTTGATTAATTAGTGAGTGCTCGATCGGCGTTGGAACTTAGCTGCGGGTGTAAAGCCGGCATCCAGCAGCCAGAATAATCACACCACGTCACGTGTGCAGGCTACGCACCAGCCGGAATAGTTGGGCATGCAACGCACGAGGTGCGCAATTTGGAGCCTCCAGCTAGCTTAATTTGTTCCCGTCTGCCTCCACGCAGTAACGGATCACCCGCTCGGAATCCTCGCTCGTTTGTACATATACCACCTCACTCATCATCATCTCCACTTCTCGAGGATCACTAGCAGATAGATCAATGGCGATAGCACTAGGAGTAGACGGTGTGGGTGAGTGGGCATGGACATGGTGGCTGGGCCTCGCCTCGGGCGCTGTCCCGCTGCTCTGGCTCGCCGCCTGGCACTCCGCCGACGCGTGGTACCGCGCCGCCTTCTTCCTCAGGCACGGCGGCCGGCGCCGCCTCCCGCCGGGCCACATGGGCCTGCCCTTCCTCGGCGAGACGCTCTCCTTCACCTGGCACTTCAAGCTCGCGCGCCGCCCGGACGACTTCATCACCGCCAAGAGGCGCGTGCACGGCGCCGGGGCCGGCATCTACCGGACGCACCTCTTCGGCTCTCCCGCCGTCATCGTGTGCTCGCCGGCCGCCAACAAGTTCGTGTTCCAGTCTGCCGACAACTTCGGTGTACGGTGGCCCATGCCGGAGCTCATCGGGCAGAACTCCGTGGTGAACGTGGAGGGCGCCAGCCACGCCAGGCTCCGTGGGTTCATCCTCGCCGCCATCAACCGGCCCGGCTCGCTCCGGACCATCGCCGCCGTCGTGCAGCCACGCGTCGTGGCGGCGCTGGCTGCGTGGGCAGACATGGGGACCATGGTCGCGGCCGCCGAGATCAAGAAAGTAAGAAATTACTAATTCATTACTACTCCTTCTGTAAGCTAATATAAAAACGGTTAGGTTattaaaataatgttttaaatgcttttatattagtttatgtAACGAGTAATAGTTAGTCAGTTCACGGTGAGCTCGGCCGATAGTGACGTATTCTTCAAATTGGGCAGGTGACATTCGCGAACATATGCAAAATGTTCATAAGCGTGGAGCCGTCGCCATTGACTGAGCAGATCGACCAGTGGTTCGACAGCCTCATGGCTGGACTCAGGGCATTCCCCTTGGATTTTCCAGGGACGGCATTTCACGGCGCTCGCAAGGTAATTTGTTTGCTCTTTTTTTTTATAGAAATCAAGAAAATAATAGCAGATGAATTTAATAACTTTTGCAGTGTCGTCGGAAGCTGAACTCGGTCTTCCGGCAGGagctggaggcgaggaagaaggtgAACAAGGAGTGTGATGATCTAATGAGCGGGCTGATGCGCACCGAGGACAAGCACGGAAAGAGGTTGAGCGATGAGGAGATGGTGGACAACATGGTCAACCTCGTTGTTGCCGGCTACGAATCAACCGCCAGCGCCATCATGTGGGCTATCTACCACCTCGCCAAATCCCCCGCCGCCCTCGCCAAGCTCCGGAAGGAGAATGTGGCAGTGAGCGAAAGCAAAGGTGGTTCATTGATGATCACCCATGATGACCTCCCGAGGATGAAGTACACGGCTAAGGTGGTGGAGGAGACGATCCGAATGGCCAACATCGCGCCCATGGTGCACCGCGTAGCGAACCGGGACGTGGAGTATGGTGGGTACACAATCCCAGCTGGGTGGCCGGTGCTTGTGTGGGTGAGGTCATTGCACACCGACCCTGTCTACTATCAGGACCCCCTCACCTTCAACCCTGACAGATGGGATGTAAGTTTGTTGTTTTTCTCTCATTGATCATGGGTGCAACTTCATCATGTACGCATCAGTTGTCAACGAAGAACTTGATGAATGCAGGAACCAGTGAAGCCAGGGACGTATCAGGCCTTCGGTGGCGGGTATAGGATTTGCCCGGGCAACATGCTCGCGAAGTTGCAGCTCACCATCATGCTCCACCACCTCTCCATTGGTTATGAGTGAGTGATGATATATATACTTCAAATCCTATGTTTCACCAACATGAGATCAATAGATTTTTTTGCTTAATTTTATCTTAGCATTGGATTTATTTATTTCTATATATTGGCATTTTGATCCTAGTTTCCTATATGAATGATTGTTTCAGATGGGAGCTGTTGAATCCTGATGCAAAGATCAATTACCTTCCACACCCAAGGCCAGTGGACGGCGCAGCCATGACCTTCCGTAAGCTTAGAGCTTGATGGAGATGCGTTCAATGATATTTTTTCTAGCTATGTTAGTGCATCAATGATAACTAGTaaaagggtccgtgcgttgcaatggaAGAAAAAAATATCACACGTTTTtagtctttttataatcattttgatttattaaaataataagctaactaactaatgtagtcagtcctatcctattttgttaaaaaatcaacccgtccattgttaattccaccatgatgagaaattgagcgggacaagcaaagcaaaacaaaaaggctacgtgaat
This region includes:
- the LOC123399290 gene encoding ent-kaurenoic acid oxidase 1-like, whose product is MAIALGVDGVGEWAWTWWLGLASGAVPLLWLAAWHSADAWYRAAFFLRHGGRRRLPPGHMGLPFLGETLSFTWHFKLARRPDDFITAKRRVHGAGAGIYRTHLFGSPAVIVCSPAANKFVFQSADNFGVRWPMPELIGQNSVVNVEGASHARLRGFILAAINRPGSLRTIAAVVQPRVVAALAAWADMGTMVAAAEIKKVTFANICKMFISVEPSPLTEQIDQWFDSLMAGLRAFPLDFPGTAFHGARKCRRKLNSVFRQELEARKKVNKECDDLMSGLMRTEDKHGKRLSDEEMVDNMVNLVVAGYESTASAIMWAIYHLAKSPAALAKLRKENVAVSESKGGSLMITHDDLPRMKYTAKVVEETIRMANIAPMVHRVANRDVEYGGYTIPAGWPVLVWVRSLHTDPVYYQDPLTFNPDRWDEPVKPGTYQAFGGGYRICPGNMLAKLQLTIMLHHLSIGYEWELLNPDAKINYLPHPRPVDGAAMTFRKLRA